A stretch of Spirosoma oryzicola DNA encodes these proteins:
- a CDS encoding translocation/assembly module TamB domain-containing protein: MSKTLVRVLIGLLALILLIAGFVVLVATTPWGQQFVTKQVNSYLSQKLQSPFRIGRIGYSIPDWIELDDVFFKTPQGDTLLNGGRMRVDLDMWSLLNNKVAINQIELERVQVNISRTLPDTVFNFQYIVNAFTSPGPATPVDSTAKPMDINLTGITLKDVRIKYHDDVVGADVNAYVDSLRANFNKTDINKSQYHLSDVMADGLNVYTRLYEGLPTPPSPPSDPSDSLDIGLGKWQVNRAKWDVRVETADFRTQGSIGKLAMETNYFYLNGSKIGIKSLDLANADIAAVLTKPASKTAAASAPASTTASTSGEPGWQANLTNVRFANNRIRFDDETAPRQKQGLDYGHLDLQNLGIDGKFLSYADLGKRGQRVSGQLRNGRFRSTSGFVLQSLNGDVLYSDTTTTVNRLFVQTPSSVIRDQLVLRYDSLGQLSDPRFAKRVGVRINLRQSRLSVDDVLQLAPFLADTPPFAGNRGGVFRANAQAVGTLAALNIPRLEFDMLSGTRIVASGRLTNVTDPERLGVDVTVKEATTRLADINKLAPKGSIPSSIALPSDLRLTGQLKGQLNNLILDAKLNTSWGTAAFDGQLAGFVTGKNQTYKGTLNLNDFDAGKWLKQEGTVGKITGRATVDGRGIDVNTLTTRFDLDVQSADLNGYQYQNLDASGSLANGTLDINGALKDPNANLKLDAKVGLKGDFPSIVGETVINELNLQKLKLYQDPLSLKGRIVMDMASVDPAKPVGTISANDAVLTLQGKNYPVDSLYARLTANGNDKGVVAQLPGARLTMNGQFEYTQLYDIIAGEVSKYIALPALKYKTIPPPYAFTINMKAYQNPLFQAFVPELTRLDTVRLNAYLDNTRDTTLSATLRTGVIVYDTTTVRGSIMTLRGIDNQLRVNGRIDGILYDGLNIRETDLSGVAANNQLRFSVVNKDSINQDLHGVAGTLSIVDSSYRFRFAPNGLLTNYQRWQTDTSGFAQYGNNGVLVNNLHIETDQQSLEINSTEQYANAPIRVTARAIEIANLARLANQDTTLAAGQLNGTVVVRDYMGEDNNLSFLGSVYVDSLQVMQKPIGDLTARFRNNSDGRISVNTTLAGPYNDATVTGFYNPTDAKQALDLAINLNRLDARTIEAFSFGELRQARGKLTGSFSVAGSTDNPKMDGSVAFDSVAFNIKQINATYRIDQEKLAFSGQTITLNDFNVRDTLGRTLTTDGTVVLKNLPDASYNLRVRAANFQVLNAARKDNDYAYGQAAISADLRIKGVGASPSINGTVRLEDDSKIAIVLPDESTDVTESSKIVTFINHNDSLAIAKYLYKPKPDTAATTPRLQFEQLSNATISLDLEADEKSELTIVVDELNGDYLRARGNARLNVGMNAAGELTVLGRYDVTEGEYSMTYEVLKRQFQIQKGGYIQFTGDPLKADINITAIYQVSTSPADLVGNEMSTADAASLNRKLPFDVALTMSNNLAAPKLDFDIRLPDAENGNSAISSSPLAASIESKLKTLRQDQSQINKQVFALLILNRFLPENTSDFFSGSGNGGLDTQAEGIARSSVSKLISDQLGRLASNVLKGFDVDFNLLSQTGSTNTGGTTNGARTDLNVGLSRSFLEGRLTVSVGRNFVLENAANSATRNPNEVFDNVSLNYNLTRDGRYILRGYRRNDYQAVLDGYIIETGVGFVITVDYNTLSDIFRRRSPGPTLN, from the coding sequence GTGTCAAAAACGCTTGTCCGTGTTTTGATTGGGTTGCTTGCTCTTATCTTGTTGATAGCGGGGTTTGTCGTGCTTGTGGCGACTACACCTTGGGGGCAGCAATTCGTGACGAAACAGGTAAACTCTTATTTGTCCCAAAAACTACAATCGCCTTTCCGCATCGGGCGAATCGGTTATTCTATACCCGACTGGATCGAACTCGACGATGTATTCTTCAAAACCCCCCAGGGCGATACACTGCTGAATGGCGGACGCATGCGCGTTGACCTCGACATGTGGAGCTTACTCAACAATAAAGTAGCCATCAACCAAATCGAACTAGAGCGGGTTCAGGTAAACATCAGCCGGACATTGCCAGATACGGTTTTCAATTTTCAGTACATCGTCAACGCCTTCACCTCGCCTGGTCCTGCCACGCCCGTTGATTCGACGGCTAAGCCAATGGACATCAACCTGACGGGGATTACGCTTAAAGATGTTCGCATCAAATACCATGACGATGTGGTGGGGGCCGATGTCAATGCCTATGTTGACAGCCTACGAGCCAATTTCAATAAGACGGACATTAATAAATCACAGTACCATCTATCCGATGTGATGGCTGATGGGCTGAACGTTTATACCCGTTTGTACGAAGGATTGCCAACGCCCCCCAGTCCGCCTAGCGACCCTAGTGACTCGCTGGACATCGGCCTGGGAAAATGGCAGGTGAATCGGGCTAAGTGGGATGTTCGGGTGGAGACCGCCGATTTTCGTACCCAGGGTAGCATCGGCAAACTGGCGATGGAAACAAACTATTTTTACCTGAACGGATCGAAAATAGGCATCAAGTCGCTGGATCTGGCAAACGCCGATATTGCGGCTGTACTAACGAAGCCAGCTAGTAAAACGGCGGCAGCCAGCGCACCAGCATCAACAACCGCATCAACTTCGGGCGAACCGGGCTGGCAGGCAAACCTAACGAATGTTCGTTTCGCCAATAACCGCATTCGCTTCGACGACGAAACCGCGCCCCGACAAAAACAAGGCCTTGATTACGGACACCTCGATCTGCAAAATCTGGGCATCGACGGAAAATTTCTGAGCTATGCGGACTTGGGAAAGCGCGGGCAGCGTGTCAGCGGTCAGCTTCGCAATGGGCGTTTTCGGTCAACGAGCGGGTTTGTGCTGCAAAGTCTGAATGGTGACGTACTTTACAGCGATACGACAACGACGGTGAACAGGCTGTTTGTTCAGACCCCAAGCTCTGTCATTCGGGATCAGCTTGTGTTGCGTTATGATTCATTAGGACAGTTAAGCGATCCTCGTTTTGCCAAACGGGTTGGTGTTCGGATTAATTTGCGTCAGAGTCGGCTGTCGGTAGATGATGTTCTGCAACTGGCCCCGTTCCTGGCCGATACACCACCGTTTGCCGGTAACCGGGGTGGGGTTTTCCGAGCCAATGCTCAGGCGGTGGGTACATTGGCCGCGCTAAATATACCCCGTCTTGAATTCGATATGCTGTCCGGTACGCGGATCGTTGCCAGCGGTCGGCTTACAAACGTGACTGACCCCGAACGGCTGGGAGTAGACGTAACGGTCAAAGAAGCGACGACACGACTCGCCGACATCAACAAGCTGGCTCCCAAAGGGTCAATTCCGTCGTCTATCGCGTTGCCATCCGATCTTCGGCTGACGGGACAGTTGAAAGGGCAATTGAATAACCTTATTCTGGACGCCAAATTAAACACAAGCTGGGGAACGGCTGCTTTTGACGGGCAACTGGCTGGCTTCGTGACGGGCAAAAACCAGACCTACAAAGGAACGCTCAACTTGAACGATTTCGATGCCGGGAAGTGGCTTAAGCAGGAAGGAACCGTTGGCAAAATAACGGGCCGGGCTACCGTTGACGGACGAGGGATTGACGTAAATACGTTGACGACCCGCTTTGACCTGGACGTGCAATCGGCTGATCTAAACGGGTATCAATATCAGAATCTGGACGCGTCGGGTAGCTTAGCGAATGGAACGCTCGATATCAACGGTGCTCTGAAAGACCCGAACGCCAATCTGAAACTCGACGCAAAAGTTGGTTTAAAGGGTGATTTCCCGAGTATAGTCGGCGAAACCGTTATCAACGAGTTGAACTTGCAAAAACTTAAACTCTATCAGGACCCATTGTCCCTCAAAGGACGGATCGTGATGGATATGGCGTCGGTTGACCCGGCTAAACCGGTCGGTACCATTTCAGCAAACGACGCAGTGCTGACCTTGCAAGGTAAAAACTACCCTGTCGATTCGCTTTACGCCCGGCTGACGGCGAATGGCAACGATAAAGGAGTAGTTGCTCAACTGCCGGGCGCGAGGCTGACGATGAATGGTCAATTTGAGTACACCCAACTTTACGACATTATTGCCGGCGAGGTAAGCAAATACATTGCGTTGCCCGCTTTAAAATACAAAACGATTCCTCCACCTTATGCCTTCACCATCAACATGAAGGCCTACCAGAACCCGCTTTTCCAAGCCTTCGTGCCTGAGTTGACGCGGCTGGATACGGTCCGGCTGAACGCTTATCTGGACAATACCCGAGACACTACCCTGTCAGCAACCCTCCGAACGGGCGTTATTGTCTACGATACAACGACCGTGAGAGGAAGCATAATGACGCTCCGGGGCATCGACAATCAGCTGAGGGTTAACGGACGAATCGACGGTATTTTGTACGATGGGTTGAATATTCGGGAGACGGATCTGTCGGGTGTTGCTGCCAACAATCAGTTACGTTTTTCGGTCGTCAACAAGGATTCAATTAACCAGGATCTGCACGGGGTGGCGGGGACGCTCAGCATTGTGGATTCTAGTTATCGATTCAGGTTTGCGCCGAACGGTCTGCTAACCAATTACCAGCGATGGCAAACCGACACAAGTGGATTTGCGCAGTATGGCAATAATGGCGTACTGGTCAACAACCTGCACATTGAAACCGATCAGCAATCGCTTGAAATAAATAGTACGGAACAGTACGCCAATGCGCCGATCCGGGTAACGGCGCGTGCTATAGAAATTGCGAATCTGGCAAGGTTGGCGAATCAGGATACAACCTTGGCCGCTGGACAACTCAACGGAACAGTGGTTGTTCGCGATTACATGGGCGAAGACAACAACTTGTCGTTCTTGGGGTCTGTCTACGTGGATAGCTTGCAGGTTATGCAGAAACCTATCGGTGATCTGACTGCCCGTTTCCGGAATAATTCCGATGGACGAATCAGCGTAAACACGACCCTTGCCGGGCCTTACAACGACGCCACCGTTACGGGTTTCTACAACCCAACGGATGCCAAGCAGGCACTGGATCTAGCAATTAATCTGAACCGGCTGGATGCCCGTACGATTGAAGCGTTTAGCTTCGGTGAGTTGCGGCAAGCCCGAGGAAAATTGACCGGTAGTTTCAGTGTAGCCGGGTCTACCGATAATCCAAAGATGGATGGTAGCGTAGCATTTGATTCGGTGGCTTTTAATATCAAACAGATCAACGCTACGTATCGGATCGATCAGGAAAAGCTGGCTTTTTCCGGGCAGACCATTACGCTGAATGACTTCAACGTACGGGATACGCTTGGGCGAACGCTGACAACGGACGGCACCGTTGTGTTGAAAAATCTGCCTGATGCGAGCTATAATCTACGTGTTCGCGCGGCTAATTTTCAGGTCTTGAATGCCGCTCGGAAAGACAACGATTATGCGTACGGGCAGGCTGCTATCAGCGCTGATCTACGAATTAAAGGCGTAGGAGCGAGTCCATCGATCAATGGCACCGTTCGTTTGGAAGACGACAGTAAAATAGCCATTGTGCTACCCGATGAGTCGACCGACGTAACGGAGTCCAGTAAGATTGTCACGTTCATTAATCACAATGATTCGTTAGCCATCGCGAAGTACTTATATAAGCCAAAACCCGATACAGCGGCAACAACCCCACGTCTTCAATTTGAACAGCTTAGCAACGCGACCATCTCGCTCGATCTGGAGGCTGACGAGAAATCGGAGTTAACCATCGTCGTGGATGAGTTGAACGGTGATTACCTGCGTGCACGCGGTAACGCCCGGCTCAATGTAGGCATGAATGCCGCCGGGGAGTTAACCGTGTTAGGGCGTTATGACGTGACGGAGGGAGAATATTCAATGACTTACGAAGTGCTGAAGCGGCAGTTTCAGATTCAGAAAGGGGGGTATATTCAGTTCACCGGTGATCCGCTCAAAGCTGATATCAACATTACAGCTATCTACCAGGTATCAACCTCGCCAGCTGATCTAGTTGGAAACGAAATGTCGACGGCCGATGCCGCATCACTTAATCGTAAACTACCGTTTGATGTCGCGCTAACCATGAGCAATAACCTGGCAGCACCCAAATTGGATTTCGATATTCGGTTGCCAGATGCTGAAAATGGAAATAGTGCAATCTCGTCAAGTCCGCTCGCTGCCAGCATCGAAAGTAAGTTGAAAACGTTGCGTCAGGACCAATCACAGATCAACAAACAGGTGTTTGCGTTGCTGATACTGAATCGTTTTCTTCCCGAAAATACGTCCGATTTCTTTTCTGGATCGGGCAATGGCGGGTTAGATACGCAAGCAGAAGGAATCGCCCGGAGTAGTGTCAGCAAACTTATTTCGGACCAGTTGGGACGATTGGCATCTAACGTTTTGAAAGGCTTCGACGTTGACTTTAACTTACTATCACAAACGGGGAGCACTAATACAGGCGGAACAACCAACGGGGCGCGTACTGATCTGAACGTCGGTTTGTCGCGGAGTTTTCTGGAAGGGCGGCTGACGGTTTCGGTCGGCCGAAACTTCGTTCTTGAAAACGCGGCTAACAGTGCCACCCGTAACCCTAACGAAGTTTTTGATAATGTGTCGCTCAATTATAACCTTACCCGCGACGGGCGGTATATTTTACGCGGTTATCGTCGTAACGATTATCAGGCCGTGCTCGATGGTTACATTATTGAAACAGGGGTTGGATTTGTTATTACGGTGGATTACAATACCCTATCCGACATCTTTCGTCGTCGGTCGCCTGGTCCGACGCTGAATTAA
- a CDS encoding BamA/TamA family outer membrane protein → MFINLSARKAVRFWHIGVRSKENKSVLVSINGAQVATRSKSLVLCVGIAITFLLNACNVGKHLPAKERLYAGTDIIIKADSTVSKDEQSAIQEQLATLARPKPNSQLFGFPYKVALYYLFGEPKKPKGFRSWFRRKFGQEPVLASAKAISSNIPNWEATLQNQGYFGSEVTGELKESGYKARGVYEVDVRPRFYIDSVAFLVDSTPVRKALNASLRRTIIKKGDPYNFDNIKLERERISQAIKQRGFYYFLPDYVAILADNDTSIHRTKLYFAIKPDMPDAAGVPYSIRDVFIYPNYNLSTARQDTNIRRSYQSEELFHIVDSTRRFDDRLFRDIVAVKPGRKYSSRVQDLTLSRFINLGAFKFVRNRFEPDQQGDSAVLDVHYYLTPYPTKSMRLELDGTSRSNNFNGTQVIASWRNRNYFRRAELLTLNANAGIEFQVGTGDKESITNYRLGADILLSFPRLVSPVRFNYDQRQALPKTNVTLGYQTIIRGGLYRINSAQTTFGYAWRQNQQVEHVFQPFNVNYVYVPQNRIGDRVYEILEDTAVSPLVKRQYINTIFYSNQLILSTLYSFNYNSSPRTNSPTTFRLTANAEAAGNLASLLFKQVIVDDADQRKGVFGTPYAQFLRFDADARLYHRLSSNITWANRLFAGVGFTYGNSKDRALPFTKQYFVGGSNSIRAFRPRAIGPGLFTRDTIQNVPLFQDGGGDIRLEANTEIRAKFNKYIEGAVFVDAGNVWTYSDIGTFGPEAKFSPDFYKQIAIGTGVGLRIDLSYFLIRFDLATPLRKPYKTEGSEWVLNQINFRDSAWRKQNLVFNIAVGYPF, encoded by the coding sequence ATGTTCATAAACCTTTCGGCAAGAAAAGCTGTCAGGTTTTGGCATATTGGTGTCAGGAGTAAGGAAAATAAAAGCGTATTAGTCTCGATCAATGGTGCTCAAGTAGCCACTCGTTCTAAATCACTCGTTCTTTGCGTTGGGATAGCCATTACCTTTCTGCTTAACGCTTGTAATGTCGGCAAACACTTACCCGCCAAGGAGCGACTTTATGCGGGAACGGATATCATTATAAAAGCCGATTCGACCGTTTCAAAAGATGAGCAAAGCGCTATACAGGAGCAACTGGCGACACTCGCTCGTCCCAAACCGAACAGCCAGCTGTTTGGTTTTCCCTATAAAGTGGCATTGTATTATTTATTTGGCGAGCCTAAAAAACCAAAAGGGTTTCGTTCGTGGTTTCGGCGAAAGTTCGGGCAGGAGCCAGTATTAGCCAGTGCTAAAGCGATCTCATCGAATATACCCAACTGGGAAGCTACGTTACAGAATCAAGGGTACTTTGGGTCGGAAGTAACCGGCGAGTTGAAAGAAAGTGGCTATAAAGCACGTGGTGTCTATGAAGTTGATGTCAGGCCCCGTTTTTACATCGACTCCGTGGCTTTTCTGGTCGATTCGACGCCCGTCAGAAAAGCGCTCAACGCATCGCTTCGTCGGACGATCATCAAAAAAGGCGATCCATATAATTTCGACAATATCAAGCTAGAGCGCGAACGTATCAGCCAGGCCATCAAGCAGCGGGGTTTCTACTACTTTCTGCCTGATTACGTAGCCATTCTGGCCGATAACGATACATCCATCCATCGGACAAAGCTTTACTTTGCCATCAAGCCTGACATGCCGGACGCAGCTGGTGTACCCTATTCGATTCGCGATGTATTTATCTATCCGAACTACAACCTCTCGACAGCCCGGCAGGATACCAATATCCGACGCTCGTATCAGTCAGAGGAACTGTTTCATATTGTCGATTCAACGCGTCGATTCGATGATCGACTTTTCCGGGATATTGTGGCCGTCAAACCGGGTCGTAAGTATAGTAGCCGGGTGCAGGATCTGACGCTTTCCCGGTTTATCAATCTAGGTGCGTTTAAGTTTGTTCGTAACCGATTTGAACCCGACCAACAAGGTGACTCGGCGGTGTTGGACGTTCATTATTATCTGACGCCCTACCCGACAAAATCCATGCGTTTGGAACTGGACGGTACATCACGGTCTAATAATTTCAACGGGACGCAAGTTATCGCCAGCTGGCGTAACCGCAACTACTTCCGACGAGCCGAGCTGCTGACCCTCAACGCCAATGCTGGGATTGAATTTCAGGTGGGCACGGGCGACAAAGAAAGCATCACAAACTACCGTCTCGGAGCAGACATCCTGCTGAGTTTTCCACGTCTGGTTTCTCCCGTTCGGTTTAACTACGATCAGCGACAAGCGTTACCTAAAACAAACGTTACGTTAGGGTATCAGACAATTATACGGGGTGGTCTTTATCGGATCAATTCAGCGCAAACCACCTTTGGCTATGCCTGGCGACAAAACCAACAAGTCGAACACGTTTTTCAGCCATTCAACGTGAACTATGTTTACGTACCGCAAAATCGTATTGGGGACCGAGTTTACGAGATTCTTGAGGATACAGCTGTCAGCCCGCTTGTAAAGCGCCAATATATAAACACAATTTTTTACTCGAATCAGTTGATTTTGAGTACATTGTATAGCTTTAATTATAATTCATCACCTCGCACTAACTCGCCAACCACGTTTCGCCTGACCGCTAATGCCGAAGCTGCCGGTAACCTGGCAAGCCTACTGTTTAAACAAGTAATTGTTGATGATGCAGATCAGAGAAAGGGAGTTTTTGGAACTCCCTACGCTCAATTTCTACGTTTTGATGCAGATGCTCGTTTATATCATCGACTATCATCTAACATAACATGGGCCAATCGTTTATTCGCTGGGGTTGGTTTTACGTATGGAAACTCTAAAGATCGCGCCCTTCCTTTTACAAAACAGTATTTCGTTGGGGGAAGCAACAGTATAAGAGCGTTTAGACCGAGAGCGATTGGACCAGGATTGTTTACGCGTGATACGATCCAAAATGTCCCGTTATTTCAAGATGGTGGTGGAGACATCCGACTAGAAGCAAATACGGAGATACGAGCTAAATTCAATAAATACATTGAGGGAGCCGTTTTTGTGGACGCTGGAAACGTATGGACGTATTCAGATATAGGTACGTTCGGACCAGAAGCAAAATTCAGCCCGGATTTCTATAAGCAGATTGCTATCGGTACGGGCGTTGGTTTACGCATTGACTTGTCTTACTTCCTGATTCGCTTCGATCTGGCGACACCCCTCCGAAAACCGTATAAAACCGAAGGTAGCGAATGGGTACTCAACCAGATCAATTTTAGAGATTCTGCCTGGCGAAAGCAAAACCTAGTGTTCAACATTGCCGTAGGCTATCCATTCTAG
- a CDS encoding arylesterase has translation MKFFRSSQSLYSVISGLMLLLTAWACGPSDQKKESTASSDTQNEREAPKATAAKKPIILFYGNSLTAGYGVEPSQAFPALVGQKIDSAGLAYQVVNAGLSGETTAGGKSRISWVMRQPVSVFVLELGGNDGLRGIPLKATRQNLQAIIDTVRQKSPQATIVLAGMQIPPNLGTEYTREFRGLYKELADKNKLVLIPFLLEGVGGVAKLNQPDGIHPTPAGHKIVANTVWNILRPVLR, from the coding sequence ATGAAGTTCTTCCGCAGTAGCCAATCGTTATATTCTGTGATAAGCGGCCTGATGCTGCTCTTAACGGCGTGGGCGTGTGGCCCATCTGACCAGAAAAAGGAGTCAACTGCCTCCTCGGACACCCAAAACGAACGAGAAGCGCCGAAAGCGACAGCCGCGAAAAAGCCAATTATCCTGTTTTACGGCAACAGTCTGACGGCAGGTTATGGCGTTGAACCGTCGCAGGCATTTCCAGCCCTGGTCGGTCAGAAGATTGACTCGGCGGGTCTGGCTTATCAGGTCGTTAACGCCGGACTTAGTGGTGAGACGACAGCCGGAGGAAAAAGCCGTATCAGTTGGGTAATGCGTCAGCCGGTTTCGGTGTTTGTGCTTGAATTGGGCGGCAACGATGGGCTGCGTGGTATTCCGCTGAAGGCTACGCGCCAGAACCTGCAAGCGATCATCGACACCGTCCGTCAGAAAAGTCCACAGGCGACCATTGTGCTGGCGGGCATGCAGATCCCCCCTAATCTTGGTACGGAATACACTCGTGAATTCAGAGGGTTGTACAAGGAATTGGCCGACAAAAATAAACTTGTATTAATTCCCTTTCTGCTTGAAGGAGTTGGCGGTGTAGCCAAACTTAATCAGCCCGACGGCATTCACCCCACTCCTGCCGGCCACAAAATTGTCGCTAACACGGTCTGGAACATTTTACGCCCTGTCTTGAGATAA
- a CDS encoding ABC transporter ATP-binding protein: MSILHVENLTKTYQSGGRELTVLHSVNFTLEPGDTFSIVGPSGSGKTTLLGLCAGLDRASSGSVYLNDIRLDTLSEDQRAAIRNQYVGFIFQNFQLLPTLTALENVMVPLELRGEKGAQKTAQSLLERVGLGQRGHHYPTQLSGGEQQRVSLARAFANRPKLLFADEPTGNLDADTSATVVDLLFELNREAGTTLVLVTHDLELAARTQRVIRIKGGTVVSDSLQLANGRLSQ; the protein is encoded by the coding sequence ATGAGCATTCTCCACGTCGAAAATCTTACCAAAACATACCAGAGCGGAGGCCGGGAGCTAACGGTTCTGCACAGCGTCAACTTCACTCTCGAACCAGGTGATACTTTTTCCATTGTTGGGCCGTCGGGTAGCGGTAAAACGACACTGCTAGGGTTATGCGCGGGCCTGGACCGGGCTTCGTCGGGCAGCGTTTACCTCAACGATATTCGGCTGGATACGTTGTCGGAAGATCAGCGGGCGGCCATTCGAAACCAGTACGTTGGCTTTATTTTTCAGAATTTCCAGCTTCTGCCGACGCTTACGGCCCTAGAAAACGTCATGGTGCCGCTTGAACTGCGCGGTGAAAAAGGAGCGCAGAAAACGGCTCAAAGTCTGTTGGAACGGGTCGGTTTAGGTCAACGGGGGCATCATTACCCGACGCAGCTATCCGGCGGTGAACAGCAGCGGGTTTCACTGGCGCGTGCGTTCGCCAATCGACCAAAACTATTATTCGCCGATGAACCAACCGGCAATCTGGACGCTGATACCAGCGCAACGGTAGTCGATCTGCTTTTCGAACTCAACCGGGAAGCGGGTACGACGCTCGTTCTGGTTACCCACGATCTGGAACTGGCCGCCCGAACGCAACGGGTCATTCGCATCAAAGGCGGTACGGTGGTATCGGATTCGTTGCAGTTGGCGAATGGACGATTGAGCCAATAA